AGTGAAGAATCTCGCCGTCAAATCTTAGAAAAAGAAGGACGCTTGCCAGATTACGTTATTGCCTGTGTAGGTGGTGGTTCCAATGCCATCGGTGCTTTTTCACAGTATGTAGCTGATGAAGAAGTCAAACTGGTTGGGGTCGAAGCTGCCGGTCATGGACTTGACACAGACAAGCACGCAGCCACTATGACAAAAGGTAGTGTCGGAATTGTCGATGGTATGAAGACTTATGCAGTCTTTAAGGAAGACGGAGAGCTGGCTCCAGTTTACTCTATCTCTGCTGGTTTGGACTATCCAGGGGTTGGCCCAGAACACGCCTACTTTAAAGATTCAGGTCGCGTGGAATATGTGGCAGCGACAGACGAAGAAGCTGTTCAAGCCTTGCTCCTCCTCAGCAAGACAGAAGGGATTATCCCAGCGATCGAAAGTTCACATGCCATCGCAGAAGCGGTTAAACGTGCATCGAAACTAAGTAAAGATGAGATTATTATCATCAATGTCTCTGGTCGTGGAGACAAGGACGTAGCTGCGATTGCAGACTACCTAGAAGCTAAAAAATAAAAGATGGAAAAATTACAGTACTTTCTTTCCCAGAGAGCTTGTGGTTGCTGGAAACAAGCAGAGAAAGCTGTAAGGTTGGGTCCATCTGAAACGAGAGAAGAAAACATAATTCTCAAGGGAGTGCCCTTTATCGCACAGCCTGTTACAGGAGCTTTCTGAGACAGGAATGAGAGATAGGAGAAATCCTATAATTGAGGTGGCACCGCGAATTTCGTCCTCACGCAAGTTATTTTGCGTGGGGATTTTTCATACAATCGCCACGGACTAGAAGTAGAACTGAAAGGGAAATTACAATGGAACGAATTATTCATGGTGATGTCTTATCACCAATCTTGGCTTATATGCGCCTAAAGGGACAACACAAGGTGATCCTAGAGAGTATTCCTAGAGACAAGGAAACCGCTCGTTTTTCTATCCTAGCTTATAATCCTGTTTTTGAGATTCAGTTTGAAAATGGGGTCCTTTATCAAAATGGTCAAGTGATTGATCGGGATCCCTTGGATTTCCTTTATGAAGTGACTCATAAGAGCCAGCACCATTCAGATCTACCTTTTGGTGGAGGAGCTATTGGCTTTGTTGGTTACGATATGATTTCGCTCTATGAAGAAATTGGTCAAATCCCTCAAGATACCATTGGGACGCCAGACATGCATTTCTTTCTCTATGAGAGTTACATGGTCTTTGACCACAAGAAGGAAAAAATCCATGTCATCGAAGATGCTCTTTACAGCGAGCGCAGTCAAGAGGATTTGGAAAAAGCCTTGAATCAAGTGCTTGAGGAATTACGCATTCCTGCTCCAAATGAATTTGAAGATTTGGATTTATCTCCTCTCGACTTCAAACCGCATATCGCTCCTCAGAAGTTTGAGCAAATGGTGGAAACAGCTCGTGATTTGATTCGTAATGGTGATATGTTCCAATGCGTGCTCAGCCAGCGTTTCTCAGCAGAAGTTACTGGAAATCCATTTGACTTCTACAGAAATCTCCGCGTGACCAATCCATCTAATTATCTCTATTTCTATGATTTTGGTGATTATCAAATCATCGGTGCTAGTCCTGAAAGTTTGGTTTCTGTTAAAAATGGCATCGTGACGACCAACCCGATTGCAGGTACGCGACCAAGAGGGGCTACGGATGAAGAGGACAAGGCTTTGGCGACTGACCTGCTTTCTGATGAGAAGGAAACAGCAGAACATCGGATGTTGGTAGACTTGGGGCGTAACGATATTGGTCGCATCTCTGAAACTGCTAGTGTTCAAGTCACCAAGTATATGGAAGTGGAGCTCTTCCGCTATGTCATGCATTTGACCAGCGTGGTCAAGGGACGTTTGCTTCCAGAACTCACTGCCATGGATGCATTGAAAGCTACACTTCCAGCTGGAACAGTGTCAGGAGCTCCAAAGATTCGAGCTATGAGACGCATCTATGAACTGGAGACGGAAAAACGAGGCGTATACGCAGGAGCAATCGGCTACTTGTCTGCGACGGGTGATATGGATTTGGCCATTGCCATCCGAACCATGATTCTTAAAGATCAAACAGCCTATGTGCAGGCTGGGGCAGGGATTGTCTATGACTCTATTGCCCAAAACGAATACCAAGAAACCATTAACAAGGCTAAATCTATGACTAGAATTGGAGAACTAAGACCATGATTTTATTGATTGACAACTATGATTCTTTTACCTATAACTTGGCGCAGTACATTGGGAATTTTACAGAAGTGCAGGTCTTGAGAAATGATGATCCCAAGCTGTATGAAGAAGCTGAAAAAGCAGATGGTCTGGTCTTTTCTCCCGGTCCTGGTTGGCCGGTTGATGCTGGAAAGATGGAAGACATGATTCGTGACTTTGCAGGTAAGAAGCCGATTCTAGGGATTTGTTTGGGTCACCAAGCTATCGCAGAAGTCTTTGGTGGGAAGCTAGGTTTGGCTCCAAAAGTCATGCATGGGAAACAGAGCCATATCAGCTTTGAAGCGCCATCTGTTTTGTATCAAGGTATTGAGGATGGTCGTCCAGTCATGCGTTATCACAGCATTTTGATTGAAGAAATGCCAGAAGACTTTGAAGTGACAGCTCGTTCAACTGATGACCAAGCTATTATGGGAATTCAACACAAAAATCTTCCAATTTATGGCTTCCAGTACCATCCAGAGAGTATCGGAACGCCAGATGGCTTGTCTTCTATTCGGAATTTTATCGAAAAGGTTGTAAAGTGAGGAAACTAGGATGAAAGAGATTATTGAAAAATTAGCAAAATTTGAAAATTTATCAGGTGTGGAAATGACGGATGTCATCGAGCGTATCGTAACTGGGCGTGTAACCGAAGCGCAGATTGCTTCTCTCCTCTTGGCCCTTAAGATGAAGGGGGAAACACCTGAAGAGCGCACAGCCATTGCACAAGTTATGAGAGGGCATGCCCAACACATTCCAACTGAAATTCATGATGCCATGGACAACTGCGGTACAGGTGGAGACAAGTCCTTCAGCTTTAACATTTCGACAACTGCAGCCTTTGTCTTGGCTGGTGGTGGCATTCATATGGCTAAGCACGGTAACCGTTCGATTTCTTCTAAATCAGGTTCGGCAGATGTCCTTCAAGCATTGGGCATCAATCTGGATCTCAAACCAGCTGAACTAGGTAAGGTTTTCGATAAAACTGGAATCGTCTTTCTCTTTGCTAAAAATATGCACCCAGCAATGAAATACATCATGCCAGCTCGTTTGGAACTAGGAATTCCAACAATCATGAACTTGACTGGTCCACTGATTCACCCAATGGCCTTGGAAACACAGTTGCTTGGCATTAGTCGTCCAGAACTGCTAGAAAGTACCGCTCAGGTTTTGAAAAATATGGGCCGCAAACGTGCCATCGTGGTTGCTGGACCAGAAGGGCTAGATGAAGCTGGCTTGAACGGAACAACCAAGATTGCTCTTCTTGAAAATGGCGAAATCACCTTGTCAAGCTTCACTCCAGAGGATTTGGGGATGGAAGGCTACGCTATCGAAGATATTCGTGGAGGCAATGCTCAGGAAAATGCAGAAATTTTGCTCAGCGTTCTTCAAAACGAACCAAGTCCATTCTTGGAAACGACAGTTTTAAATGCTGGTCTTGGTTTCTATGCTAATGGTAAGGTAGCTAGTATCAAGGAAGGAGTTGCCTTGGCTCGTCAAGTAATTGCTAGTGGCAAGGCCCTTGAAAAACTCAGACTATTACAGGAGTACCAAAAATGAGTCAGGAATTTTTAGCACGAATCTTAGAGCAGAAGGGGCGTGAGGTCGAGCAAATGGAGCTGGAGCAAATCCAGCCCTTGCGCCAGACATATCGCTTGGCAGAATTTTTGAAGAATCACCGTGACCGTTTGCAGGTAATCGCTGAGGTCAAGAAAGCTAGCCCTAGTCTGGGAGATATCAATCTCGATGTGGATATTGTGCAACAGGCCCAGACTTATGAAGCAAACGGCGCAGTAATGATTTCTGTTTTGACAGATGAGGTTTTCTTTAAGGGGCATTTGGATTATCTACGGGAGATTTCCAGTCAGGTAGAGATTCCAACGCTCAACAAGGACTTTATCATCGATGAAAAGCAAATCATCCGAGCTCGCAATGCAGGTGCGACAGTCATCTTGCTCATCGTGGCTGCCTTGTCAGAAGAACGCCTCAAGGAACTCTATGACTACGCGACAGAGCTTGGTCTGGAAGTCTTGGTGGAGACCCACAATCTAGCTGAACTAGAAGTGGCCCACAGGCTTGGTGCTGAGATTATTGGGGTTAACAACCGCAACTTGACCACCTTTGAGGTCGACTTACAGACCAGTGTAGACTTGGCCCAGCACTTTAAGAAAGGTCACTATTACATTTCTGAATCTGCTATTTTCACAGGGCAGGATGCGGAACGAGTAGCACCGTACTTTAACGGAATTTTGGTAGGGACAGCTCTTATGCAGGCAGAGGATGTGGCTCAAAGAGTCAAGGAGTTGCAGATTGACAAAGGTTAAGATTTGTGGACTATCGACCAAAGAAGCGGTAGAAACAGCCGTATCAGCAGGGGCGGATTACATCGGTTTTGTCTTCTCACCTAGTAAAAGGCAGGTGACCTTGGAAGAGGCTACTGAGCTGGCAAAGCTCATTCCTGCTAATGTTAAAAATGTTGGTGTATTTGTTTCACCAAGTCGGGCAGAACTGCTAGAAGCGATTGACAAGGTTGGCTTGGACTTGGTTCAAGTTCATGGTCAGGTAGGGGATGATTTGTTTGAGGATTTACCTTGTGCCAGTATTCAGGCTGTGCAGGTGGATGGAGAGGGTCATGTGCCCAATTCTCAGGCAGACTATCTACTCTTTGATGCCCCTGTGGCTGGGAGTGGCCAGACCTTTGACTGGGGTCAACTGGATACGACAGGATTAACTCAGCCTTTCTTTATCGCAGGTGGGCTTAATGAAGACAATGTAGTAAAAGCAATTCAACACTTTACTCCCTATGCAGTAGATGTATCGAGCGGAGTGGAGACAGATGGACAAAAAGATCATGAAAAGATTAGAAGATTTATAGAGAGGGTAAAGCATGGCATATCAAGAACCAAATAAAGATGGATTTTACGGAAAATTCGGCGGACATTTTGTCCCAGAAACATTGATGACAGCAGTTTTGGAGTTGGAGAAGGCTTACCGTGAAAGTCAGGCAGACCCCAGTTTCCAAGAGGAATTAAATCAACTTTTGCTCCAGTATGTAGGACGTGAAACGCCTCTTTACTACGCAAAAAACTTGACCCAGCATATCGGCGGAGCCAAGATTTACCTCAAACGGGAAGACCTTAACCATACAGGGGCCCACAAGATTAACAATGCCTTGGGACAAGTTTTGCTTGCTAAACGCATGGGTAAAAAGAAAATTATCGCAGAAACAGGTGCTGGTCAACATGGTGTAGCAACTGCAACAGCTGCAGCCCTCTTTAACATGGAATGTACCATCTATATGGGTGAAGAGGATGTCAAACGCCAAGCCCTCAATGTCTTTCGTATGGAGCTTTTGGGAGCAAAGGTTGAGGCCGTGACAGATGGTTCGCGAGTGCTTAAGGATGCGGTCAATGCAGCCCTTCGTTCATGGGTAGCTAATATCGATGACACCCACTATATTCTTGGTTCTGCCTTGGGACCTCATCCTTTCCCAGAAATTGTTCGTGACTTCCAAAGTGTCATCGGTCGAGAGGCTAAACAACAGTACCGTGACTTGACAGGCCAAGACCTGCCAGATGCCCTAGTCGCTTGTGTTGGTGGTGGTTCAAATGCCATCGGCCTTTTCCATCCATTTGTAGAAGATGAGTCAGTAGCCATGTATGGGGCCGAAGCAGCAGGACTTGGTGTGGATACAGAGCACCATGCAGCTACCCTGACCAAGGGTCGTCCAGGTGTCCTCCACGGTTCCCTCATGGATGTGCTCCAAGATGCCCATGGTCAAATTCTTGAAGCCTTCTCTATCTCAGCAGGTTTGGACTACCCTGGTATCGGTCCAGAACATTCTCACTATCATGATATCAAACGTGCCAGCTATGTTCCTGTGACTGACGAAGAAGCCTTGGAAGGATTCCAACTCTTGTCTCGTGTGGAAGGAATTATCCCAGCCTTGGAATCAAGCCACGCCATTGCCTTTGCAGTGAAATTGGCCAAAGAACTTGGTCCAGACAAGTCTATAATTGTCTGCCTATCCGGTCGTGGGGACAAGGATGTAGTTCAAGTCAAAGACCGCTTAGAAGCAGATGCAGCAAAGAAGGGAGAAGCCCATGCCTAAGACTTTAACAGAAAAATTGAACGCTATCAAAGCAGCTGGAAAAGGAATTTTCGTTCCCTATATCATGGCTGGAGACCATGAGAAAGGTTTGGATGGTCTCGCTGAAACAATCCACTTTTTAGAAGATTTGGGTGTTTCAGCTATTGAAGTGGGCATTCCCTTTTCGGACCCTGTTGCAGATGGACCTGTGATTGAAGAAGCAGGCTTGCGCAGTCTAGCTCGCGGGACGTCCACTCAGGCTTTGGTTGAAACCTTGAAAACCATTCAGACTGAGGTTCCGCTTGTCATCATGACCTATTTTAATCCCCTCTTTCAGTACGATGTGGAGAAATTTGTCAAAGATTTGGCAGATACAGCGGTTAAGGGCTTGATTATTCCAGACCTGCCTCATGAGCATGCCAACTTTGTAGAGCCTTTTTTGGCAGACGCAGATATAGCCTTGATTCCCCTAGTTAGTTTGACGACAGGAATTGAGCGCCAAAAAGAGTTGATTGAAGGAGCAGAAGGCTTCGTCTATGCGGTTGCCATTAATGGGGTGACAGGGAAATCAGGCAATTACCGTGCAGACTTGGACAAGCACTTGGCGCAATTGCATCAAGTAGCTGACATCCCTGTATTGACAGGCTTTGGTGTGTCTAGCCAAGCTGATGTAGAACGCTTCAATGCGGTGTCAGATGGCGTTATCGTCGGTTCGAAAATTGTAAAAGCTCTCCACCAAGGAGAGCCGATTGAGAACTTTATCAAACAAGCAGTAGCTTACCAAAAATAATCAAACAAGCAGCAAGTAAGAGGAAAGGCACAAAAGGAAGTCTTTCCTTTTTCTTTTGCGAGAGAAAGGCTAAAATCCCTGTCGCCGAAGCAAACTGAATCAAAATCAGTAACTCTGTCGCATTAAAGATGAGAGCGCAAGAAGCTAGAAAGAGAAAATCCCCTGCGCCCATGCGGATATCAATAAAATGAGCCATGATTCCAAGGATAAGGAAGAAGACCATAACCAGATTCCAGCCAGAGCAGGCCATGAGGATTAGGTGGAAAGTCATCCAGACCAGTAAGGGATATTCCTGATGGCGAAAGTCGTAGATTCCCAAGGTCAAGCCAGCAGTGATTAGGATGACTTGACCAAAGGAAATCCAACCCCAAGACCAAGTCAGAAAGAGGAGTCCTAAGCCTAGTTCAAAGAGGGCATACCAGATAGGATAGCGAGCCTTGCAGTAGCGACAGCGAAAGCGATTGAAGACCTGAGAGAGGATCGGAATTAGATCTAAGGGACGCAAGCGAGTCTGACAGGAATCGCAGTGACTAGCTGGCTGGATAATGGATTGCTCAGGAAAACGGTCAATGACCAAACCCAAGAAAGAAGCGAGAATGCTCCCGACAAGAAAAAAATAAAGATTAATCATACTTATCTATTCGTAAAAAATAGGAGAAGTGGTATAATGGAGAAACATAGATAAGATAGTGAGGTCAAGATGACAATTTGTTTTGAAGAAAATGTGAGTACAGAAAACGCTCAATTCGTATGCCAATGGTCTAACTCCCTTGGCAAATCCTTTCAAGAACAATGGATGGGAACAATGGTTCCTTTTCCCTTAACAATTCAAATCTTGCAAGATTTGGGAGGAATCTTTTCAATCTTTGATGGACAAGAGTTTGTGGGGCTTATCCAGAAAATCAGGCTAGAAGACAGGAATCTTCATATCGGGAGATTTTTTATCAACCCCCAGAAACAGGGACAGGGCTTAGGTAGCCAGGCATTAAGGAAATTTGTTAGTTTGGCCTTTGAAAATGAAGACATAGATACTATTTCTCTAAATGTCTACGAGGCAAATCAAAGAGCTTACAATCTTTACCAAAAAGAAGGATTTGAAATCGTTCAAATGGTTGAAACACCTATACGAAAATACATCATGAAAAAGGGGAGATAGAAAGTAAAAAAAGCCTTGGTTCCCAAAGCTTTTTTATGTTATAAACTCATTAAAATAATCCCCAGTTAGATTTGGAATATTTTTTATTCTGTGTCATATAAAAATAAATAAAATGAATGGTTATAGCTAGAGCTAAAATGGTTGTTATACTCACTACTATTATAGGATTAGAAGCAAAGATTAAAGAGAGAATCAAGGCAGTCAGATAGAGTGTCGCTTGGACACAGTAGTAACTTTTCGAATAGCGAAGATAGTGTTTGTTATGGGGCCCATTTACTAGGACAGCAGCTTGAAAGAGGCCAAATCCGATATAAGAGAAGCTGGTTGCAAAGAGACGATTAGCTTCAGGATTCAGAAGAAAACTCATCGAAACGGCCATCATAAGAAGTCCAATGAAAATAGGATAGTGACTGTAAATTAGAAATAGCCCCTTTTGATTAGATTTTTCATCAATAGCATGGTCGAATTGACCAAAATAAAACAAGAACAGAGAAATCATAATAATGAAATAAAGAACCGAATAAATCGAGAAATTCTCGATTGTAAAGAAGTTAGCTAGCTCCGTAATCATCTCTCCAAACATAATAATGACAAGAAGGGAGATGCGCTCGATTAAATGGGGGAGATTTACCTGGTAATGCTTATCTTTATTAAGCAAAATACTTGGCATAATAAATGTTAGCAGAATACTAGCATAAAGGATATAGACTCCAACGTAAATAGGAAGAAGAGCTGCTAGATAGATTTCTAAACTTCGTAGACCTGTTATCCATAGAAAACCTTTGATACTTTCCCGATGAACATTATCGGTTGATTTTTTAAAAAACTCAACCAAATATTGAAAAAATAAGGTAAGGGTTAATGAACCAATAGCCCAACAGACATAATGAAAATATTGTTGCCAATCAGGTCCAATCATATTGGCTATAAAGAGTAAAATTCCCATTTTGATAAACATGATTACTATGTTAAAAAAAGAGTTCTTTCCATAGCGATTGGTATAATCGGTTTGAATCATCCAGGAATCGATGAGAACCAAAGTAGCAATGAAAAAATCAAGGAAAGAATTCCAAGTCAAAATACCGTTATGAAGATGGTCGATTAAAGTAGTTACTTTTGAAATTGCAAAAACAAAAACTAAGTCATAAAAAAGTTCTGAAAATTCTACACGTTTATGTTTAATAAGAGTTGTCATCTTAAGACCTTTCTATTTTAGAAGTACAATTTATTATAACAGAAAATAGCAATAAAAGAAAAAGAGATTCTTAAATAACTTTATGTGTCGCTAATGAACTGCGCCACAAAAGTTAGGTTTTTTCTGTCCAACTTTTGGGGTCAGTACAGAAGGGCCGCTTTTTCTATCGTTTTTTAGTGCTAAGACTACACAAAAAAGCCTTGATTCCAAGGCTTTTTCCTGTTGATTTAGATGCCCCCTACAGGGATTTGGAAAGGACTTTCATATTGAGAGCAATTAAAAATATTGAAATATAAGTGATTTTAGGTATTTTCAATGTCATGATTTAAAAATGGGACAAAAGTGGGGCAAAAACCATACAGATTCTAAACTGTATGGTTCTTTTTTTATCTAACCAAGAAAGGTTAAAACTTATTAAAACAAATGCAATCAACTGTTGAAAACTTTTTAGTCCGTGTAATATAAAAACAAGTAAAAAGTTGAACTATAGGGAATATTGTGTCATAATAGGTAATAGATGAATAATTAATAGATTGGAAATAATGCTTTCTTACCTTAACAAGTTGAATTGGTTATACATTTTTTCGTCGCAATTGTGTCTATCTCTCGAGTTTAGCTAGTTTTTATAAGCTCTGGTTTCTAATCAATATAACAAATTTTAGAAGTGCATAAGACAAGATGGTGACATTATTACAGTCATTTCTAGTCACCATATGTTGCTGGCACAGGCTGTTTGTAGTGTTGGCTATTTACTAGTCAGTTTAATCGGAGTGTTTAATTTTTATTGTTGAAAGGTTTTTATATGGCGAAAATTCTATCTTTAGGTCTGACAGGTAAGAAATTACTTGCTCAGGGGTTCTTGTTTGTTCTGCTAGGTCTCATCTTGATGGTCACGGGGACTTGGTTGCCAGTAACAGTTATTCGCCTGGTTCTGTTTTTAGCTTGGATAGCAACGGTCGTAGATTTGCTATTAAGAGTTTTCAAAAAAAGCCAGTCAACGGATACCTTGGGAGTTGCACTGGTTAAATTGTTAGTGCTGGGATATTTGCTTGGCTCCAATCTTGCGACGGATGTGCCGATTTATATTTTGGCTCTTGTGATTGGAGTTTATCAGATTTTTCATGCTAGTATTAACCTTGTCACCTATGTTCTCTACCGCAAAAACAAAATTCGACCTCGTTTTCGTCTCTTACTAGATGGACTCGTACTAGTTTTTCTTGGTGGGACTAGTCTTTTGTCCTCTACAGGAAATTCTGTCTTTCAACTCTTTGTATTAGGGGCTTATTTTTTCCTTTATGGTCTGTCCAATATCCGTGACGGTTTCTTATTTGAAGGGGAAATTGGGAAAAACCATCTCAAACGTCGTATTAGAATTAGCTTACCTATTGTCCTAGCCGCTCTCATCCCTGCAAGAACTTTAGCAAAAATCAACAAATTCATGCAGGAAAATGCTGATGAGAGAGAGGATATCCATCTTGGAATGGTGAAGTCTGGTAAGACAGCGGAGCTTGAAATTTTTGTTCATACAGCTGAGACCTCTCTGTTTTCGGCAATTGGTCATGTGGATATCTGCTATCAAGGCCGTGTTATTTCTTATGGCAACTATGATCCGTCTTCTGAGACCTTATTTGGCATGGTAGGAGATGGTGTCTTATATTTCTGTGATCGTGACAAGTACATTGACCTATGTAAACGTGAGAGTCAAAAAACGCTTTTTGGTTATGGGATAGATTTGACGCCTGAAATGGAAAAAGCAGTTCAGAAAAAGTTGGCTGAATTGAAACAACTGACGATTCCATGGGAGCCAAGTGCAGATAAAATCATGACAGGTGATGGTAAGGAAGACTACACCTACGCTTATAAAATCAGACATGAGACAGATGGGGAACTTTATAAATTTATCAAATCTAAGTTTAAATCCTACTTTGTCTTATCTACAAACTGTGTGCTCTTGGCTGATACCATAGTCGGTCAGGCTGGCACCGATATCCTCTCACCCAAAGGATTTATCGCACCAGGAACTTACCAAGCTTACCTTGACCGAGAGTTTGAAAAACCAAATAGTATAGTCGTATCTAAACATGTTTATTAAGGAGAATTTATGAATTTAGTAAAAAAATACACCCCATTAATACTTTTTATAGGGCTGGTTACTCTTGTAATTCTGAATGCATCAAGCTTTATATCAGGGGCAGTATCTCTCTTTGAAGTAACTTCTACCTTGATTTATGGTGCTGTCATTGCTTTTGTGCTCAATGTTCCCATGAAAAAAATTGAAGAATTCCTAGTTAAAATGAAGGTAAAGGCAGGGTTGCGCCGTCCGATTGCTATGGTGCTTGTTTTCCTATCTCTTATCTTAATCGTGATCTGTCTTTTGGTTTTGGTGCTTCCAACCCTTGCTCAGACTATTAGTCAGCTGGGAGCAGTCCTTTCAACAGTCCTGACTCAACTTGGGAAATTGCTAGACAGCTCGGAATTTGTAACCAAAGACATGTTGTCAACTATCGTATCAGGCATACAGGGACAATCTAGTTCTATTAGCCAAGCTTTGATAGGTTTTTTATCAGGTCTGACTAGTAATATCGGCAATATTTTTTCAAGTTTGATGAATGCCTTTTTGATTATAGTCTTCACCTTTTTATTTTTATCCAGTAAGGAACATTTGGCAGCGATGACGAGTCGACTTCTAAAAGTTTTTCTTCCAGAGAAGGTGGTGATAAAGTTGACTTACATTGGACAAGTAGCACTAGAGACTTATGACCAATTTTTGATGAGTCAGCTGATTGAAGCAGTTATCATAGGAGTTATGATAGCGGTTGGTTACAGCGTGTTTGGGATACCCTATGGAGTAATGACAGGTATCTTTGCAGGAGTGCTATCGTTCATTCCTTATGTAGGGCCTATGATTGCTTGTGTTGTGGGAGCGATTTTTATCTTCACAGTGAGTCCTACTCAAGCCTTACTTTCTCTTCTTCTATATCAAGTTATACAGCTGATTGAAGGAAACCTTATTTATCCTAGAGTTGTAGGGCAGTCTATTGGTTTGCCAGCTATTTTCACGCTTGCGGCTGCTAGTATCGGAGGGAATCTTTTCGGACTACTTGGAATGATATTCTTTACCCCCGTATTTGCTGTTATCTATCGACTGGTTAAAGAATTTGTCGTTGCAAAGGAAAATCAGGTAGATTAAGAAAAACTAAATTTAATAAGATATACTGAGAAGAGAGTGAGAGATTCTCTTCTCTTTTATTTTTAAATACTTTTCTACAAAAAGCTATTAGACGTTAAAAAAAGCCTTGGTTTCAAGGCTTATTTCTGTTGATTTAGATGCCCCCTGCAGGGCTCGAACCTGCGCCCCATAGCTTAAGAGTCTACTGCTCTACCAACTGAGCTAAGGAAGCAACAGAAAAAGCTGAGAATGTAACTTCCCAGCTTTTTTAATATGCCCAAAATGGCAGCTAGATTATTTACGAAAG
Above is a window of Streptococcus oralis subsp. dentisani DNA encoding:
- the trpE gene encoding anthranilate synthase component I; the encoded protein is MERIIHGDVLSPILAYMRLKGQHKVILESIPRDKETARFSILAYNPVFEIQFENGVLYQNGQVIDRDPLDFLYEVTHKSQHHSDLPFGGGAIGFVGYDMISLYEEIGQIPQDTIGTPDMHFFLYESYMVFDHKKEKIHVIEDALYSERSQEDLEKALNQVLEELRIPAPNEFEDLDLSPLDFKPHIAPQKFEQMVETARDLIRNGDMFQCVLSQRFSAEVTGNPFDFYRNLRVTNPSNYLYFYDFGDYQIIGASPESLVSVKNGIVTTNPIAGTRPRGATDEEDKALATDLLSDEKETAEHRMLVDLGRNDIGRISETASVQVTKYMEVELFRYVMHLTSVVKGRLLPELTAMDALKATLPAGTVSGAPKIRAMRRIYELETEKRGVYAGAIGYLSATGDMDLAIAIRTMILKDQTAYVQAGAGIVYDSIAQNEYQETINKAKSMTRIGELRP
- a CDS encoding aminodeoxychorismate/anthranilate synthase component II is translated as MILLIDNYDSFTYNLAQYIGNFTEVQVLRNDDPKLYEEAEKADGLVFSPGPGWPVDAGKMEDMIRDFAGKKPILGICLGHQAIAEVFGGKLGLAPKVMHGKQSHISFEAPSVLYQGIEDGRPVMRYHSILIEEMPEDFEVTARSTDDQAIMGIQHKNLPIYGFQYHPESIGTPDGLSSIRNFIEKVVK
- the trpD gene encoding anthranilate phosphoribosyltransferase, translating into MKEIIEKLAKFENLSGVEMTDVIERIVTGRVTEAQIASLLLALKMKGETPEERTAIAQVMRGHAQHIPTEIHDAMDNCGTGGDKSFSFNISTTAAFVLAGGGIHMAKHGNRSISSKSGSADVLQALGINLDLKPAELGKVFDKTGIVFLFAKNMHPAMKYIMPARLELGIPTIMNLTGPLIHPMALETQLLGISRPELLESTAQVLKNMGRKRAIVVAGPEGLDEAGLNGTTKIALLENGEITLSSFTPEDLGMEGYAIEDIRGGNAQENAEILLSVLQNEPSPFLETTVLNAGLGFYANGKVASIKEGVALARQVIASGKALEKLRLLQEYQK
- the trpC gene encoding indole-3-glycerol phosphate synthase TrpC; the protein is MSQEFLARILEQKGREVEQMELEQIQPLRQTYRLAEFLKNHRDRLQVIAEVKKASPSLGDINLDVDIVQQAQTYEANGAVMISVLTDEVFFKGHLDYLREISSQVEIPTLNKDFIIDEKQIIRARNAGATVILLIVAALSEERLKELYDYATELGLEVLVETHNLAELEVAHRLGAEIIGVNNRNLTTFEVDLQTSVDLAQHFKKGHYYISESAIFTGQDAERVAPYFNGILVGTALMQAEDVAQRVKELQIDKG
- a CDS encoding phosphoribosylanthranilate isomerase, producing the protein MTKVKICGLSTKEAVETAVSAGADYIGFVFSPSKRQVTLEEATELAKLIPANVKNVGVFVSPSRAELLEAIDKVGLDLVQVHGQVGDDLFEDLPCASIQAVQVDGEGHVPNSQADYLLFDAPVAGSGQTFDWGQLDTTGLTQPFFIAGGLNEDNVVKAIQHFTPYAVDVSSGVETDGQKDHEKIRRFIERVKHGISRTK
- the trpB gene encoding tryptophan synthase subunit beta codes for the protein MAYQEPNKDGFYGKFGGHFVPETLMTAVLELEKAYRESQADPSFQEELNQLLLQYVGRETPLYYAKNLTQHIGGAKIYLKREDLNHTGAHKINNALGQVLLAKRMGKKKIIAETGAGQHGVATATAAALFNMECTIYMGEEDVKRQALNVFRMELLGAKVEAVTDGSRVLKDAVNAALRSWVANIDDTHYILGSALGPHPFPEIVRDFQSVIGREAKQQYRDLTGQDLPDALVACVGGGSNAIGLFHPFVEDESVAMYGAEAAGLGVDTEHHAATLTKGRPGVLHGSLMDVLQDAHGQILEAFSISAGLDYPGIGPEHSHYHDIKRASYVPVTDEEALEGFQLLSRVEGIIPALESSHAIAFAVKLAKELGPDKSIIVCLSGRGDKDVVQVKDRLEADAAKKGEAHA
- the trpA gene encoding tryptophan synthase subunit alpha; translated protein: MPKTLTEKLNAIKAAGKGIFVPYIMAGDHEKGLDGLAETIHFLEDLGVSAIEVGIPFSDPVADGPVIEEAGLRSLARGTSTQALVETLKTIQTEVPLVIMTYFNPLFQYDVEKFVKDLADTAVKGLIIPDLPHEHANFVEPFLADADIALIPLVSLTTGIERQKELIEGAEGFVYAVAINGVTGKSGNYRADLDKHLAQLHQVADIPVLTGFGVSSQADVERFNAVSDGVIVGSKIVKALHQGEPIENFIKQAVAYQK
- a CDS encoding prepilin peptidase; its protein translation is MINLYFFLVGSILASFLGLVIDRFPEQSIIQPASHCDSCQTRLRPLDLIPILSQVFNRFRCRYCKARYPIWYALFELGLGLLFLTWSWGWISFGQVILITAGLTLGIYDFRHQEYPLLVWMTFHLILMACSGWNLVMVFFLILGIMAHFIDIRMGAGDFLFLASCALIFNATELLILIQFASATGILAFLSQKKKERLPFVPFLLLAACLIIFGKLLLV
- a CDS encoding GNAT family N-acetyltransferase — encoded protein: MTICFEENVSTENAQFVCQWSNSLGKSFQEQWMGTMVPFPLTIQILQDLGGIFSIFDGQEFVGLIQKIRLEDRNLHIGRFFINPQKQGQGLGSQALRKFVSLAFENEDIDTISLNVYEANQRAYNLYQKEGFEIVQMVETPIRKYIMKKGR